A genome region from Setaria italica strain Yugu1 chromosome III, Setaria_italica_v2.0, whole genome shotgun sequence includes the following:
- the LOC101760658 gene encoding boron transporter 4, giving the protein MTGPNKAPFSGVAEDLKGRAACYKQDWNHGFSSGFRILAPTLYIFFSSAVPVIAFGEQLSKDTDGALTTVETLASTAICGIIHSIIGGQPLLIVGVAEPTIIMYTYIYNFAKSQPNLGEKMFLPWAGWVCVWTALMLFLMAMFNVAAILNKFTRFAGELFGMLITILFMQEAVKGMLGEFSAPEGKDQSQPIFQFQWLYVNGLLGVIFSMGVLYTSLASREARLSLYGTGWQRSLIADYGVPLMVILWTALSYSLPSKIPSGVPRRLFTPLPWEPKSLQHWTVAKDLFSVPPAYIFLAIVPAAMVAGLYFFDHSVASQMAQQKEFNLKNPSAYHYDILVLSLTTLICGLLGIPPSNGVLPQSPMHTRSLAVLKRQLLRKKMIRTAKEGMMQNATSSEVYGKMQDVFIKMDLGGDSVSAHNELKDLKNAIIPEGDGEGKVPEVFDPEKHVEAYLPVRVNEQRLSNLLQSLLVAGCIGVTPLIQRIPTSVLWGYFAYMSIDSVPGNQFWERIQLLFITPQRRYKVFEGAHASFVESVPFNIISAFTLFQLIYLLLVFGMTWIPMAGILFPLLFFFLIVIRQHFIPKYFDAKHLRELDAAEYEELEGFTPAPTECGGDDESVRSRDAQPEYASEILDEFTTHRGELKRRNSSFRDGRLLQLNSVKMTRQLTRNMSRAPEIMEEE; this is encoded by the exons ATGACGGGACCTAATAAAGCCCCATTTAGTGGAGTGGCTGAGGATTTAAAAGGAAGGGCAGCTTGCTACAAACAAGACTGGAACCATGGGTTCAGTTCTGGTTTCAG AATACTGGCACCAACGCTCTACATATTCTTTTCATCTGCTGTTCCTGTAATAGCCTTTGGTGAGCAACTGAGCAAAGATACAG ATGGTGCACTGACCACAGTTGAGACACTAGCATCAACTGCTATTTGTGGAATCATACATTCAATAATAGGTGGACAGCCACTACTGATTGTGGGAGTTGCAGAGCCAACTATCATAATGTATACTTATATCTACAATTTTGCTAAAAGTCAGCCAAACCTGGGAGAAAAAATGTTTCTTCCATGGGCTGGATG GGTTTGCGTCTGGACCGCCCTTATGCTGTTCCTCATGGCAATGTTTAACGTTGCAGCTATTCTAAACAAATTTACAAGGTTTGCAGGAGAACTTTTTGGAATGTTGATCACAATTCTGTTCATGCAAGAGGCAGTCAAG GGGATGTTGGGTGAATTCAGTGCCCCTGAGGGTAAAGACCAAAGTCAACCGATATTCCAGTTCCAATGGCTATATGTTAATGGTCTGCTTGGAGTTATCTTTTCAATGGGCGTACTATATACTTCATTAGCCAGCAGGGAAGCAAGATTATCGCTATACGGCACTG GTTGGCAAAGGAGCTTAATTGCTGACTATGGTGTTCCACTGATGGTCATACTGTGGACAGCATTGTCATATTCATTGCCAAGCAAGATCCCTTCAGGGGTCCCTAGGAGGCTCTTCACCCCGCTTCCTTGGGAACCCAAATCACTCCAGCACTGGACAGTAGCAAAG GATCTTTTTTCTGTCCCTCCAGCATATATATTTCTGGCTATTGTACCTGCTGCGATGGTTGCAGGGCTCTATTTCTTTGATCACAGTGTAGCTTCTCAGATGGCTCAGCAGAAGGAATTTAATTTGAAGAACCCATCAGCCTACCATTATGACATTTTGGTCTTAAGCTTGAcg ACGTTGATCTGTGGTCTTCTTGGCATTCCTCCTTCTAATGGAGTACTTCCTCAGTCCCCCATGCACACAAGAAGCCTTGCTGTCCTCAAGAGGCAG TTGCTTCGCAAAAAGATGATCCGAACTGCCAAAGAGGGCATGATGCAGAATGCTACCAGTTCAGAAGTTTATGGCAAGATGCAAGATGTTTTCATAAAAATGGACCTTGGAGGCGAC TCTGTTTCTGCCCACAACGAGCTGAAGGACTTGAAGAATGCCATTATTCCAGAGGGGGATGGAGAAGGGAAAGTACCTGAAGTATTTGATCCTGAAAAGCATGTGGAGGCTTACTTGCCTGTCCGGGTGAATGAGCAGAGACTAAGCAATTTGTTGCAGTCCCTGCTGGTTGCTGGTTGCATCGGAGTTACACCACTCATCCAGAGGATACCGACATCAGTCCTTTGGGGTTACTTTGCCTATATGTCCATCGACAGTGTTCCTGGGAACCAGTTCTGGGAGAGGATACAACTTCTGTTCATCACGCCTCAAAGGCGCTACAA GGTTTTCGAAGGTGCACATGCATCCTTTGTTGAGTCGGTGCCTTTCAACATAATATCCGCCTTCACACTCTTCCAGCTAATTTATCTCCTGCTCGTCTTTGGGATGACATGGATACCAATGGCAGGGATCCTCTTCCcgctgctcttcttctttctcattGTCATCAGGCAGCATTTCATTCCGAAGTATTTCGACGCGAAACACCTGAGGGAATTGGACGCAGCAGAGTACGAAGAACTTGAGGGTTTCACCCCTGCTCCTACAGAG tgcggcggcgacgacgagtcCGTTCGCAGCAGAGACGCCCAGCCTGAATACGCTTCGGAAATACTGGACGAGTTCACGACGCACCGTGGAGAGTTGAAGCGCAGGAACTCGAGCTTCCGCGATGGGAGGCTACTTCAG CTTAACTCGGTCAAGATGACAAGACAGCTTACCCGGAATATGTCGAGGGCTCCAGAGATCATGGAAGAGGAATGA
- the LOC101761579 gene encoding coleoptile phototropism protein 1 has product MMPSPSPSPSPRAASTRAVEPTAHGSSPESSRLSYSAATPSRASDDSCVVNDVDAFARTIAAIRSKPPSAAAASGGSSSLASVLSHYAARWLPDAASASPSGRFVLLPPESPTAAWLKKRLLLESLVAALPPDDGGGGDGITCDFLLRLLRAGSTVGADAALLGDLEARAARRLDQASLGAVMIPAFGGLAPCAPSPTLLDVPLVLRLVRGFLREGASGGGGGAAAARVARLVDAYLAEAALEAGLRPVEFEELARAVPAHARATADGLYRAVDTYLKAHPRASKEERRSLCRLIDPRKLTAEAAAHAVQNDRLPARFVVQVLFLSEHGGGKLGHHRLAEWSGGSSFRDLQSRSPAPAGGLELPSAAVGTAGARCPSKREVVAAQHHELRRLREDVARLQVQCHALQAQVDRLSSESRRRRGLLGWGAALLFRGGAGASRVDDSDSGVDRTPLGGRKQGRHATTPARGTPPTVARWRRSHS; this is encoded by the exons ATGAtgccgtccccgtccccgtccccgtccccgcgAGCTGCCAGCACCCGCGCCGTCGAGCCCACGGCCCACGGCTCCTCCCCCGAGTCCTCACGGCTCTCCtactccgccgccaccccctcgcGCGCCAGCGACGACTCGTGCGTCGTCAACGACGTTGACGCCTTCGCGCGCACCATCGCCGCCATCAGGTCCAAGCCtccctcggcggccgcggcgtcgggcggcagcagcagcctcgcCTCCGTCCTGTCGCACTACGCGGCGAGGTGGCTCCCCGACGCTGCGtcggcctccccctccggccGCTTCGTCCTGCTTCCCCCCGAGAGCCccaccgccgcgtggctcaagaagcgcctcctcctcgagtccctcgtcgccgcgctgccgcccgacgacggcggcggcggcgacggcatcaCGTGCGACTTCCTCCTCCGGCTGCTCCGCGCGGGGAGCACGGTGGGCGCGGACGCCGCGCTGCTCGGGGACCTGGaggcccgcgccgcgcggcggctGGACCAGGCCTCCCTGGGCGCCGTGATGATCCCGGCGTTCGGCGGGCTGGCCCCGtgcgcgccgtcgccgacgctGCTGGACGTGCCGCTCGTGCTCCGCCTGGTGCGGGGGTTCCTGCGGGAGGGCGCcagtggcggcgggggcggcgcggcggcggccagggtgGCGAGGCTGGTGGACGCGTacctggcggaggcggcgctggaggcCGGGCTGCGGCCGGTCGAGTTCGAGGAGCTGGCGCGCGCGGTGCCGGCGCacgcccgcgccaccgccgacgGGCTCTACCGCGCCGTCGACACCTACCTCAAG GCACACCCGCGCGCGAGCAAGGAGGAGCGGCGGTCGCTGTGCCGGCTGATCGACCCGCGCAAGctgacggcggaggcggcggcccacGCCGTGCAGAACGACCGCCTGCCGGCGCGCTTCGTGGTGCAGGTGCTCTTCCTGtcggagcacggcggcgggaagctcggccaccaccgcctcgccgAGTGGAGCGGCGGCTCCTCCTTCCGCGACCTGCAGAGCAGgagccccgcccccgccggcggtCTCGaactcccctccgccgccgtcgggacGGCCGGCGCGCGGTGCCCGTCGAAGCGGGAGGTCGTCGCCGCGCAGCACCACGAGCTGCGCCGCCTCCGCGAGGACGTCGCCCGCCTCCAG GTGCAGTGCCACGCGCTGCAGGCGCAGGTGGACCGGCTGAGCTCGGagagccgccggcggcgggggctgctCGGCTGGGGCGCCGCGCTCCTgttccgcggcggcgcgggcgcgtcgAGGGTGGACGACTCCGACAGCGGCGTGGACAGGACGCCGCTCGGCGGGAGGAAGCAGGGACGCCACGCGACGACGCCGGCCAGGGGCACGCCGCCGACGGTGGCGAGGTGGCGCAGGTCGCACTCCTga